The genomic region GAGGACGCCGCTGAGACCACCAGATCGAAGGAGTTGGTCACTGAAGGACGCCCGAACCGTCGTACAGATCTCCACCCTTGCAGCCCGCACCTCGTGTGGCCACCGCTGTAGGAGACGGTGGTGCCTTGCACAATCGCAAGATGGGACATCACTGCCATGCGCGCGTGCGAAGACGTCGGCGCACGAGCCTCTGCCCCAGGCCGGCGCTCGCTCCTGCGGGGCCACCATCATCACTACGCACGCCTTCGGTGTCGTTGCCACCGCTCGCGCTTCGGGAAACCGTCGTCGACGAGGAGGGGCACGCGTGTAGCTCGCTTGCACCACCTGGGCTCCCGTCGCTGCTGCGCGCGACTCCAGGGCCACTGTTGCCGCTCGTGCCTCGAGGAACCGCCGTCGTCGCTCGTGCGTCAGGATGGTGGCATAAATTGAACCCTAACAGTCTGGGACTCATGTTATAGACGACGAGACCTGGTTGGGTTGGACCGCGTAGCCTAGTGTCTTGTCTGGGCTTCCTTTATTTATTGGAAGCCTAGGGCTTTAGATATATAAAAACCTTGGGAGGAGCCATAGCCCCTGACGGCATCCCTTGGCTCCGCCACTGAGTGCATGTGCTAGCTTTAACATTTAGGGaatgtttggtttgagaaatgagATAGTCCATCATCTTGTCACTCCTCACATTTTTGTTTGGTTTatggaatggaatgagttgatccatcaccagttCATTCCTTATAAGTTAATAATTAGTAATAACATGAGGAATGGGCTTATTTCACCATTTCACCTTGATGCAGTTGTTGGGATAGCTTTCTTCTATCTCTGTGGGAGAAGCTAAGAAAATCAATGGTTTCCAACCAAGGGTGGAGCAACAAACGACTCCAACTCAAAAATAAATGGATTTACACCATCAGCGAGGTGGTCTTGTTCTCTTGAAAAATGGACCTCCTAATGAAAAATATTGATGACGGAGCCGTTTTAGGATGGATCATATGAGGTGATCTAGCACCATGCGACCGCACAAGCCATTGAAGCCAATCCTTGGAGCGAAGTGTGGAGATTATCGTTGGGGCAACAACCCGAAATAAGGGAAGATGTGTGAATACAAGGTTGATATGTTTCCTTGTGGTTTAGATTTTGATGAGTGATTATCAACATGAGTAGCATATTGGGTTGAGTCATGTGAAGTAACTGGAGCGTGAGTGTGTTTGTGCAATATATCTCTTGGCTTGTGGTACACAGTGTGGTGTGCGAAGACGATGGTTGATGGTGAAGGTGAAGCTCACACGAGTTCATGTGTCGATAGACGGATGGATCGGGAGTGGTGAATGACAAACATTGTGACTTGATCGGGGACTACGACTATAGAAGCGGGGTACGAGCCGTGGTGCATGGCTAATACCTGAGTACAGTCCTTCCACAAATACCATGTTTAAGCCTCCTTTAGAACGCATGAATTTTATAGGAATATATAGAAATTTCACATGAAACAATTTATTTTTACAGAAAAAACACGGGAAATGGGGAAATTTGGCGAGAAGGTCTTAAGGATTTTCTACGGCAAGCCAAGAAGCACCGGCTACCTCGGCAAGTACCAAGTAGCAACCCCCGATGAGGTACAGGACATCACTGGTGGATTCGCGCGCCAGCTGCCACGTGTCACGGAAGGTTACAGTCAATGATAGACAAGCCTGCCTACCTTTTGCTTTAACATGACCCTAGCTAGCTACAGGCATGGTAGATTCTTATGTGTAATATTGGTCGAATACATGCATATGCATCTTTCTACATCGTAAAACATAACTTTTCTGGTCCTAATAATAACCAGACGTACCACATATACACATCATGCATGCATGGTCCTTGTTGCAGTGGCGGCGTGTTATGTTGTACTAGCTAGGTATGTAGCAAGATATAAATATAGGCAGCTAATTAAATAGAATGGTCTCATGTACGTACGAGAAGGCTAGCTCCCAATTCCCATGCATGGAGAGGATCGTCGGAGCTGCATGATCTATAGCTCTAGAGAGCTAGCTAAGCTAACGGATCGCGTGCTATAGCTAGCTAGCCTTCGTCGTCGGAGCTCTTGGAGGCCGCCGCCTCGGAGAGCATCTTCTCGATCCGCGCCATCGTCTCCGCCTCCACCTTCCGCTCCTCGCGGTCCTTGTTGTACGTCTCGAAGAACTCCTTGTTCTCTTTCTCTAGCTCCTTCCACACTGCATGCATGTGGTGTGCTTTTTCAGACCACATGAAATGAT from Zea mays cultivar B73 chromosome 6, Zm-B73-REFERENCE-NAM-5.0, whole genome shotgun sequence harbors:
- the LOC103630439 gene encoding uncharacterized protein, which codes for MGDSSSSSAAYIKMVHHMIEKCICFNLSKEECMDALEKHANVKPVVTSTVWKELEKENKEFFETYNKDREERKVEAETMARIEKMLSEAAASKSSDDEG